The segment GGCTTTTCACCTTCAGGCAAAGTTTCACCGAGCGATCGCGCCAGCGGAATATTGCCTCGACCATCGGTAATTGCCACAATCACGACTTGTCCAATATCGCCGGACTGTTTTGCATTCAATCCGACTCGAACTGCCTGGGTTAAGCCATGTGCTAAGGGAGAACCGCCGCCGCACGGTAAGCGATCGAGTCTGCGTTTTGCGGCTTCAATTGATCGCGTTGGCGGTAATAAGACCTCAGCTTGCTCACCTCGGAAAGGAATCAGCGAAATTTGATCTCGGTTCTGATATGCCTCAGTGAGTAAGCGCAATACTGCACCTTTGGCAGCATTCATCCGATTCAGTGCCATTGAGCCAGATGCATCGACCACGAATACAATCAAGGCTCCAGCCTTTCGAGCCAGTCGTTTCGCCCGAATGTCACTTTCTTCAACGAAGACTCGCTTACGGCCGGGTAGGACTTGATCCGCGCGTTGTCTTCTCGATCGCTGATAAGGAGCCGCAGTTCTCAAAGTCGCATCAACAGCAATCCGACGCACTTTGCCTTTGGGCAACATCGGTTTGATATATCTGCCTCGATCTTCTGAAAATACGATCGTGCGACTTCCCGATTTTCCTTGCCGCGTTGCCATTTGAGCAAAATAGAGCACTTCCGGATCGAGAATTACTCCTTCAGGATCAAACACGAACTCTTCGGGAATGTTCGGTGTGTCTTGTTCGGGTTGATCTTCCGATTCGTCTTCTGGATCGTCTTGGTCTTCTTGCTGGTCTTGCTCTTGATCCGACTGATCTTGAGGCGGGGGAGGGGGAGGAGGCGCTTCTTCAGGGGGAGCTTGTTGAACGATCGTCGATCGCGGAATGATCACTAATTCAACTGCTTTTCTCAAATCCTCAGCATTTACAGCAGTGCGCCCGTCTAAAGCGGCATGAGCTTTTGCCACTCTTAGAGCAAACAATTCGGCTCGATGCCCTTGCACACCGCCTCGCACGGCTTCAGTGACTAAATATTCAATCTGCTCTGCACTAATCTGCACATCTTTCAGCCATTCGCGAGCCAAAATAATCTGCGTTTTCAGTGCGTCAATATCTTCGGTGTACTGCGTTAAGAAAGCCTGAGGCGAATCAGAATAGCGGGTGGCTTGTTCGACGGCTTGAATGCGATCGTCTAATCCCAACACCATGTCGGCTGAAAGTGAGATAGCAATGCGATCGAGTAAATGCTCTCTTAAATTCCCTTCTTCCGGGTTGTAAGTTGCAATCAACAAAGGTCGGCAAGGATGTTGAAAGCTAATGCCTTCGCGCTCAATCTGATTGCGCCCATCGGTCAGAACAGAGAGCAATAAATTAGAGATTTGATCATCTAATAAATTAATTTCATCGACGTACAATACGCCTCGATTTGCTTCAGCCAACAACCCAGGCTGAAAAACCGTTTCACCTTGCTTAATTGATTGGCTGACATCAACTGAACCGAGCAACCGATCTTCAGTGACCCCCAAAGGAATCTGCACAAAGGGTGCGCGAATAATTTCAGTCGGCACTTCTTCAGTGCTGCCGTATTTCTCCAGCGTAAGATCATCCCACTCGGAGATCGCATTAGGTTCACAGTTACTAATCGAATCTTGAACCACTTCGATCGGGGGCAATAAGGCATGAATCGCGCGTGCCATGACGGATTTTGCTGTGCCGCGTCGTCCAGCAATCACCACGCCACCTAAGCCTGGATCAACCGCTGCCAGCAGCAGCGCTAATTTGATCGCTTCCTGCCCGACAACGGCAGCAAGAGGAAAAGCAGTCACTTGGGAGTCGATCGTAGAAGGCATTGAAATTTCGGATATTTATCTTGATCCACAATACCAAGATCCGGGAAGTTACGCGAACTCGCCCGGTCAGGTAATCCGATCAGGTGAAGTCTTGGATCGCGAAACTTTTTATAGTGAATCGAGAAGGACTGCCCCGAAGCAAGGGCTAAGAGCCTCCTGGAAATCGTAAAGACTGTTCGTCATTGCACGACAACTGCTCGTACAGTGATCTGTACACGAATCAAGAAAATACCTCTTTACAGCAGCGACATGATGTCGCTGCTTTTTTTGGGCACACTGATTGAATGTTTCCTGCTTTCTCCGATCGTCGAATGACTCATCCTGCAAATGCTGATGCGATCGAAAACGTTCTCGACAAGCTACCGCCCGAAGCAAAACAGTGGGCGGAAAGTTTGCCGTGGAATCAGCGACGCTATGTGCTTTCGCTCTGTCACTTGCTGTGTGCAGCTTCGCCAGAGGTGCAAGCTGAATTTTTAGATGAATATACGGCAAATGGACTGATTTCTAAGCTGATCGAAAATCATGAGATTCGGCAGAAAGTCAAAAATAATCTCGATCGCTTTCACATTACCACTGAGCTATCTGAACGCTTATTAAGAGGATATATTCGACAGTTCTATATTCATTCCGCTCAAGATGCGAGAAGGCAACCGGAATTAATTTTAGAATCAGCACTCCGTGTCGTCGTCAGTACTGAAGAAAGAAATAATATTTTTAACTATGTTCTAGGCTTTGAATTGGTTAAATTATTGTTTCGGATGAGCTGGTTACAACACGAAAGACTTTACAGATTGCAACATAATCAAGAAGAATTTATCACACTGTATTTAAAACCAATTCAGCGCACTCATCGGCTTAATCAGATCATTGTGCCAAGAGACGAAAAGCTCTTTTTTGCCCGCCGTGACTACTTTGTCGAGCGACCCAGTATATCAGATAAAAAATTGATAGAACTCGCGATCGCAACGTTTACAACTGAAGCAATTATCCAGTTTGGCTTCTCTGTTATTCGGCATCCGGATGCAGTCGTATTTGATCATGATTATATTTTCAATCGCGATTCTGAAGCAGTTTTCCCCTACTGAAAACTGTAAAGAAATTTGAATTCAAATATCACTGTAAATTCGACTGTTCAGTCTCCAGATAGACGAAATCGTTTGCCAAAAGAAATTAATCTCAAACCTATCAGGATCACTCTCATACTTCTCATAAAGCAACAGAGTTGGTGATCGTCATTCTGGAATTTTATTCGGTTGAAATTCAGCTTATTTTTGGTGCTGCACTTTGCTGCGGGGTCAATTTTTTACTGTGAGGATGACTTGTGAAACTTCATTTATTAACCTGTGCTGTTACTGTTAGTTCACTTCTTGTTTCAGCCATTAGTGTTCGTGCTGCGGAAACCCCTAATCTTGTTGCTCAAATTCCCCCAATCGTTCCTGCAAATCCTCAAACCATTGAAAATAATGCAGGACAAGTGACCTCGGTTTCGCAGTTATCGGATGTTCGACCGACGGATTGGGCTTTTCAGGCTTTGCAGTCTTTAGTCGAGCGCTATGGCTGTATTGCGGGATATCCCGATCGCACGTATCGCGGCAATCGGGCTTTAACCCGATTCGAGTTCGCGGCAGGATTGAACGCTTGTCTCGATCGCGTCAACGAGCTAATCGCAGCTTCAACGGCAGATTTAGTCAAGAAAGAAGACCTCGCAACGCTGCAAAGGCTTCAGCAAGAATTTGCAACTGAACTTGCAACCTTGCGCGGACGAGTCGATGCATTGGAAGCTCGCACTGGAACGTTAGAAAGGCAACAATTCTCAACGACCACAAAACTTCAAGGTGAAGTGATCATTGCCGCTTCCAGTGTAGTCAGTGGAGACAATGCCAATGGAACCGAAGCCGAGCGAAATCCAACGCTTGGTTATCGAGTGCGGTTGAATCTCAATACCAGCTTTTCTGGGCGAGATTTGCTCACGACTCGAATTCAGGCAAACAACATTACGCCCTTGGGGCAGACGACTCAAGATGCCACGAGTCCGACCGGAGTGCGCGGCTTAGGAGTACTCGGTACGAACATGGGGCGATTAGAATTTGATGGAGATAGTGGTGGATCAGCGAGTATTGCACTCCTCCGCTACCGCTTCCCATTGACAGAGAGCACCGATGTTTATTTAGCAGCAACCGGAAATGGCTTTGTAGACTTGGATGCGTCTTCACAGCTTAATCCTTACTTTGATGGCGGTGCAGTCTCCCTGTTTGGCTTGCGGAACCCGATCTACAACTATTCGGGCGGAGCAGGCATTGGTGTACGTCAAAGGATTGGGACAGCGGCTGAGGTCAACTTAGGCTATCTCGTTCCGAATGCTTCGATTCCCACTGATAAAAACGGCTTGTTTAATGGTCAATATGGGGCGCTGGCGCAGTTGATCCTTAACTTGAGTCCAAGTTCACGGATTGGGTTTACTTACATCAATGCGTATGCTCCATTTGGTGCGAATCTTCAGCCGGATGATCCGTTTAACCTGAGTGCAACGGGAAGTAATCTCGCAAATAGTAACTTCGATAGTGCGGTGAGTATCAACGCCTATGGAATTTCTGGAAACTTCCAGGTGTCACCGAAGTTTGCGCTAGGTGGATGGGTTGGCTATGCCAATCATAATTATATTGGGCGCGGGCGTGGAGATGTTTGGAATTGGGCGGTGACTTTGGCGTTCCCTGACTTGTTTAAGCAGGGCAATCTGGGAGGCTTATTGGTCGGACAAGAGCCAAAATTGACGCGGAGTGATTTGGGATTTCGCGATCGCGATACTTCTCTGCACTTAGAAGCTTTTTACCGCTATCGCATCAATGACAACATTTCGATCACACCCGGTGTGATCTGGGTGACGAATCCAGACTACAACGAGAATAATAACGATGCGGTGATTGGTGTTGTTCGGACAGTTTTCTCTTTTTAGTAGATCTCAAACTAGGAGCAGAGAGTGCTCCTAGTTTTGACCTTTAGGACACACAGCTATGAACTCAATTCTCAAAGCAACTTCTAAATTTCTTCCTTTACTCGGTCTGTTGTTTTTTTCAGCTTGCAGCAATTCAAATACACCCACTGCAAATAATGCGCCCGCAACTTCAGCCAGCTTCACTGCTGCGAAAGGCTGTAAAAACATTGGAATTCTTTTGCCTGAATCAGATTCTTCAGCGCGCTATGAAGCATACGATCGTCCTTTGTTAGAGCGGGAAATCAAGAAGGTCTTGCCTGACGCAACCATTCAATATGCCAATGCGAATAACAATGCAGACACTCAACAAAATCAAGCGGATGCAGCTTTGACCAAAGGCGCTTGTATTCTCGTTGTTGATCCCAATGACAGTGAGAAAGCATCTGCGATCGTGCAAAAAGCAAAAGCAAGTCAGGTTCCAGTGATTGCATACGATCGCTTGATTCAAGATCCAGATGTGGCTTACTATGTCTCATTCGACAATGTACGAGTCGGTGAACTGCAAGGGCAGTACATTGCTGATCAGTATCGCAAGGGAGCGTACGGCTTAAAGCGCGGCGCGAATCTAGTCATGATCAATGGCTCACAAACGGATAGCAATGCGTTGCAGTTCCGAGAAGGAGCATTGAAAGCTTTGCAGCCATTAGTTGATAGTAAAGACTTAAATTTGGTGTTTGATCAATACACGCCAAACTGGGATAGTGCGAGAGCACAATCATTGATGGAAGGAGTGTTGACGCAGCAAAAGAACAATGTTCAAGCGGCTTATGTTGCCAATGATGGTTTAGCCAATACGGTCATTGCAGCATTGAGAGCGCAGAAGCTAGATGGAAAAGTGCTAGTCACAGGTCAGGATGCAACTTTGACGGGCATTCAGAATATTCTGACAGGCGATCAGGCGATGACGGTTTATAAGCCGATCGCAAAAGAAGCGGAGGCAACGGCGCAATTAGTTGCAGCTTTGAGCAATGGCACTGATCCAGGAAGTTTGGTGAACGGACAGACGAATTTGCAGCAGGGCGGAGGACAAGTGAAATCAGTCTTGCTTGCTCCGATCGCAGTCGATAAGACGAATGTTCAGCAGACAGTTTTTGCAGATGGATTCTTGAAGAAGGAGCAGGTCTGCAATGGGCTAAATGGGGATACAACTGGACTTTGTAGAAGTTAAAAGCTGAGATCCTCGGAAGTTGGAGTTCTGAAAAAACTCCAACTTCTCGTTTACATAGAATTCTTGCAACTACAACATCTCTATGAGTAACTCAGTTTTATCAACACAATCAGAAGCGTCTTCAAGCTCAACTCGGCCGACGCTAGAACTCCGCAACATCTGCAAATCTTTTGGAGGGGTACAAGCTCTCAAGAATGTCGATTTTGAAGTCTATGCGGGCGAAGTCGTGGGTTTAGTTGGCGATAACGGGGCAGGAAAGTCTACGCTCGTGAAAACCATGTCAGGCGCTTATGTGCCGGATTCGGGTGAAATTTTTCTCAACGGAGAGCGAGTCTCGATCGCTTCACCTCAAGATGCGACCCGTCTCGGCATTGAAACGGTTTATCAAGACCTCGCGCTCTGTGACAATCTCGATGTGGTTGGCAATCTCTGGTTAGGGCGAGAAGCCTATCGCTGGTTGATTCCAGGCGTTCTCAAGGTTCTCGATGAGACTGAAATGGAGCGCCGCACGATCGAAGTTCTCAAACTCCTGGATGTGAAAATTCCATCGGTTCGCCGTCCGGTTGCTGCCTTATCAGGTGGACAACGGCAATGTATTGCAGTCGCGAAAACGATTCTGCGATCGCCGAAAGTTGTTCTTCTCGACGAACCGACCGCAGCTTTAGGTGTGGCTCAGACTCGCCAAGTCCTCAACTTGATCCAACGGCTCAAACAACAAGGCTTAGCAGTCGTCGTTATTTCGCATAACTTACATGATGTCTTTGAAGTCTGCGATCGCGTGATTGTCATGCGGTTAGGACAACGAAGTGCAACGTTTGACATTCAGAGTTCTACATCAGAACAAGTTGTTGCTGCCATCACAGGCGCAGAATATCGCGATCCTCAACCCGAAATATTATGAAAACAGATGCGAACGATCGAGCTTCAGCGAATGCTGAAATGAGCGATCCACAAAGTTCTCGATCGAAATTTACTTTAAGTTCTCTGATGCGGGGTGATCTGGGATTTATCCCCGTTCTCGTTACGCTTGCATTGATCACGCTATATTTTCAACTTACAACGAGTGGCATCTTTCTCCAAGCTCGGAATCTGACGAATCTGACTCAGCAGATTGTTGTGATTAGTATTCTCAGTACTGCTGCTGTTTTAGTGCTTTTACTGGGCGAAATTGATTTGAGCCTAGCAGCCGTTGCTCAAGCTTGTGCAGCCATCATGGCGACGCTTTCGGTCTATCAAAACTGGGGCGCAATTCCGTCGATTTTAGCCGCGTTAGTCGCAGGCGCAATCATTGGGTTAGTCAACGGCTTTTTTATTGCAATTCTGCGCGTCCCGTCGTTTATTGTGACCCTAGCAGGATCGATTGGATATGCTGGATTCTTGCTATTAGTTCTAGGGCGACAAACCACGCTGATTGTTCGTGATCCTGTGATCCGATCGCTGGCTCCAACTTATTTAAATCCGGTTTTAGGTTGGGGGATTCCGATTGTGCTCGCGGCACTTTATGCGATCGGGGTCTGGTATGAACGGCGGAAACGGCTGCAAGCAGGATTGCCTGTGAAACGATCTTCAAACCTTTTAGCTCAAGTTGCGGCAATTTTCGCGATCGTATTTCTGATCGTGTTCTTGTTCCAGACTTATCAAGGTGTGCCGCAATCGGTGATGATTTCGCTTGGGATTGTTGTTGCGCTCTGGCTAGTTCTGAGAAAAACGCTGTTTGGTCGGCATCTTTATGCGGTCGGTGGTAATGAAGAAGCGGCAAGACGGGCGGGCATTAATGTCATTGGTATGAAGATGGCAGTCTTTACATTGGCATCGATGCTAGCAGCAGTCGCCGGAATTATGCTGACTTCACGGAGTACAGCAGTCGCGACTCAGATTAGTGCAACGTTATTGTTAAATGCGATCGCGGCAGCAGTCATTGGTGGGGTTAGTTTATTCGGCGGTCGCGGCTCAGTCTGGGCAGTCATTTTAGGCGCGCTTGTGATTGGAAGTTTGGATAATGGACTAGATTTGCTCAACCAAGATCAGAGTGTAAAGAACATTGTTCAGGGAATTGTGCTAGTTCTAGCAGTGACAGCGGATGCATTAGTTCGTCGATCGAATCCGATACGAGGCAAATAGCGCTTAGACCAAAAGCTTGGTTCGTGAATTTCAAGCGATATCGATCTATCAATCCTGTTTGATGTGTAAGATCTTGCAATTTGGGGGAATAGGGAAAATACTTCCCCATTCCCCCATTCCCCTATTCCCCCAACCGATTTAAGACTGCAATAGCCAAATGCTCGATCGAGCACATCCGAATGCTGATTCCGAAACATCGAGAACTTTGCGATCGCCCTAAATAAGAAATAAAAAAGAGCCTACAGACTGCAAGCTCTCTAATCTTTGAGTAAACGAAATCAAGCTAACTAACCTAACAGGTAGGCAGAGCGAAGTGCCCATAAAATTAGCACGCCGATACTGCCGAGAATAAGAGCCGCAGAAATAGCAATCACAAGCGGACTGTCTGCGCCCTCGAACTTCATAATCCCACGATTTAGGTCTGACATGAGTGCAACACTCCGTAACGTTTAGTAAAAGGTCGATGATTTTCCTTTAGGGTAATTCACAGATTTTTCTGTACCCTTCTTTCTCAAGCATTATTTTATCTTTCTGCTCAAATAAGTTTAAATAATCTCCGAATCTTAACCGAATTTTTGCATCAATTTTGCACTCAGCGGTCAAGATGGTAGGGCAAATCACACACTGCCCCGGAATGACTTGGCTCAGCATCACGATCGCGCTTCTGACCACCGTTCTCATCCTGCTCGAAATCGCCCTGAGACTTTTCTTTGGTTTTGGCGATCCGCTGCTTTATGTCGCTGATCCTGAGATTGGCTATCTGCTCGCTCCGAATCAGTCGGTCAAGCGGTTTGGCAACCGGATCGAGACGAATCAATTTTCCATGCGATCGCCAAACTTCGCCCTGAAACCCGAAGCGAAACGAATTTTACTGCTTGGAGATTCGATCATTAACGGCGGCTGGTGGACAGATCAAAAAGATGTCATTTCCGAACTCATGCAGCGATCGTCGGCTGCGAATGGCAAACTTGAAGTTCTAAACGCTTCCGCAAATTCCTGGTCGCCTCGGAATGAATTAGCGTATCTCAAACGATTCGGAACTTTCAATGCAGAAGTAATTATTTTAGTCATCAATACCGACGATTTATTTGGAACGCAGCCCACCTCTTTAGGAGTCGGACGCGATCGCAACTATCCCGATCGCAAACCGATGAGTGCAATTCAAGAAGTCCTCGATCGATACCTTTTACCTGCGCCCGCCATGCCCGAAGCATTCAAAAAAATCCAGGCTGAAGGCGGCGATCGCGTCGGCTTAATCTTAGATGCGATTCGAGGAATTCGCGACCTTGCACATCGTAACAATGCAAAATTCGTCTTAGCAATGACCCCGTTGTTGAGAGAATTAACACCGCCAGGTTCGCGAGATTATGAAATTGTTGCCCGAAAACGATTAATGGATATGACTCAAACTGAGCAAATTAAGTACATTGATTTCCTAACGATCTTTGCAGGCGCAGCAAAATCAGCTCCCCCAGAAACACTTTATCGAGATCACATTCATTTAAGTCAAGGTGGGAATCAGATCGTCAGTGAATGGCTACTTCAAGCAATTTAATCGATCTTTTCGATGATCTTCGGCAAGCTTGAGGAATGTTCTTGATCGATCGTGAATTTAGTACAGCAAGGTTTCAGAGGTTTGAAGAATGGCTCTATTAGGGATTGATATTTCGGCTTATCAAGAAGATGTCAACTGGGCAACGGTTGCGAGCCAAAGCGTCTTTTATGGATTTGCGAAAGCGACAGAAGGTGTCACTAGTCGCGATGAGAAGTTTGCCCGAAATTGGGCAGGAATGCGATCGGTCGGAATTGTCCGCGGAGCATATCACTTCTTTCGTCCGGGTCGAGATCCCGCTCAGCAAGCCGATAACTTTTTGAAAACAGTGCAAACGATCGAAGATTTCGATTTACCTCCAGTCCTCGATCTAGAGATCAATGATGGACAGAGTGCAAGTGTGGTCATCGATCGAGCGTTGAAATGGTTAGAAATCATTGAAGCGAAAACAGGACGCAAACCGATTCTCTACACTTATCCTTCGTTCTGGGAAGATAAACTTGGCAATACCGCCAGATTCTCGGAATACCCACTGTGGATCGCAAACTTTGGGACACCTGGAAGACCGTATATTCCCTCAGCTTGGAAGCTTTGGGTATTTCATCAATATTCGGAATCTGGAACTCTACGCGGCATTGTTGGAAATGTCGATCTCAATCAATTTAATGGGGATTTAGATGGACTGCAAAAGCTGTTGAAAGGTCGCATTCCGTTAAGACAAGGCTGTGAAGGCAATGTCGTTCAAGAAATGCAATCTTTACTGAAAGCTCAAGGCTTTGACCTAGGCACACCAGATGGAGATTTTGGACCCAAAACGAAAGCGCAGGTTGTTGCTTTTCAGAAAGCAAAGAGCTTACTCACTGATGGCATTGTTGGAGCGGCGACTTGGAGTGCGCTGCAAAAAACTAGCCCAAGCGTTCCTCCTGCACCGCTGCCCATCGATTTAATCAATGTCTGTAAATCCTACCGAGGTGCAGCTCATCAAGATTCATCTTTGAGATGGTTACAGAGTCAAATTCCGAAATCGACCTTGGATGAGTTTGCTAGACGGTGGAGGCAGCCATAGAATCTACCCGCAGTACTAGGGTGAATTACTCAAGAGCCAGCGCGATCGTCATCAGTCATTGAAACAAAGAATCCTTGCCAAACGATAGAACTGGCAAGGATTAATCTTTGGCTGCTAGAAGTTTTTTTCGTCTGTTTCTTGTTGCCAACAGCGTTCTAATAGACGAACTTCTGACTGTTCCCAACAGCGTTCAAGTTTCTGCACTCGATTCACATGCCGGAACTTCTCAAAGCTCCAAATAAACGGGCGCTCGGAATCGAATAAATGTTGATTGAGATAGTCCCACCAGGGGAAATGGTTGAAGGAATTCATGCGATATGTGAGTAAGCGAGGGGGCAGAAAATCGGACAGTCACCTATCCAAGGGATGAGATTGAGAAACTGCTCCCCAGTATGGCACCTCAAAATATTGTTTGACTAAAAGAAAGCGTTAAGATGTCAGGGTTTTATTGCTTTCTTAAGCAGATTTTGATTGCACGAATTCTCGCTTACTATAGTAAAGTTACGATCGCTAAACTTGGACAAGTTGGCTAGTTGCTACAACTGTTTCACGTGCCCATGCGTCCGCAGCTAGAATCTCTTCAAGCGTTGGGGTTGAGCGGTTTTGAGTGGTGTAACGATCGCAGGTTGTTTCAATCAATCGCGGAATGTCCAAGAAGCCAATTTTTTCTTCTAAAAAGAGTGCGACTGCTTGTTCATTGGCTGCATTCAAGACCGCAGGCATACAGCCACCTGCTCGACCTGCTGCATAAGCAAGCTTCATGCAAGGATACTTCGCGTGATCCGGCGCACGGAAGGTTAAGGTTCCCAGTTTCACAAGGTCTAAGCGTTCCCAGTTCGTCGGAACGCGATCAGGATAAGACAAGGAATACAACAAAGGCAAGCGCATATCTGCCCACCCCAGTTGAGCTAACACCGAAGTATCTTGCAACTCAATCAAAGAGTGAATAATGCTCTGTGGATGAATCACAATTTCGATATCGTCATAGTCCACGCCGAATAGATAATGAGCTTCGATCACTTCTAAGCCTTTGTTCATCAGCGTGGCAGAATCGATCGTGATTTTGCGTCCCATTGACCAATTCGGGTGTTTGAGTGCATCTGCAACCGTGACCGATGCGAGCTTTTCCACGGGCAGATCGCGGAACGAGCCACCTGAAGCGGTGAGAATAATTTTTCTCAGACCTCCCTCAGGCACACCTTGCAAACATTGGAAGATGGCAGAATGTTCTGAATCCGCAGGCAGCATCTTCACGCCATGTTTTTTCATCAAGGGCAGCACCACAGGCGCGCCTGCAATGATGGTTTCTTTGTTGGCTAAGGCAATGTTTTTCCCGGCTGCGATCGCGGCTAGAGTCGGCAACAATCCCGCACATCCCACAATCCCGCTCACAACTGATTCTGCATCGCCGTAGCGCGCCACATCCACCACTCCAGATTCGCCAGATAAGATAATCGGCTGTGGAGTCAAGTCCGCGATCGCGTCTTTCAATTCCGTCAATTTGCTCTCATCACAAATCGCAACAATTTCGGGACGAAAAGTGCGAATTTGTTGGGCAAAGAGTTCGACATTCCGCCCGGCCGCCATTCCGACAATGCGAAACTGATCAGGATGCTCGGATACGATATCCAGCGTTTGTGTCCCGATCGATCCGGTTGAACCAAGGAGGGTGATTGCTTTCACGGGTTAGTTGTTTGACACTTCATTCCGTATTTTACGGGCTTACGGGGATCAAAGGAAAATTCAAACCCTGACGATATGACTAACAGAAATCCTCAGCCTCGTCTTGCTTCCCTAAAAAAAAGAGTGAGGCAGAAAACTCACCTCACTCTTCATCACAATTCTGACCAATCTGTTTTTAAGCAGCTAAGTTCTGAGCGACAAAATCCCAGTTGACCAAATTATCCAAGAAGTTCTTGATGAAGGCAGGACGTGCATTTTGGAAATCCAAGTAGTAAGCGTGTTCCCAAACATCCAACGTCAACAAAGGCTTTTGACCATGCACCAGAGGATTCTCTGCATTCGGAGTTTTGGTCACTTTTAGCGTACCGCCATCGTCTACCAACCATGCCCAACCACTGCCAAATTGAGTTGCAGCCGCATTGCTAAACTCTTCTTTGAACTTGTCAAGGCTACCGAATGCAGCATCGATTTTGGCTGCCAGTTCACCTGTCGGTGCGCCACCGCCGCCTGCTTTCAGGCAATTCCAGAAGAAGGTGTGGTTCCAAACTTGAGCCGCATTGTTAAATACGCCCACTTTCGAGGAATCCCCAAACGACTGTTTGATCACATCTTCTAGCGATAGGCTTTCCATCGGCGTTCCTTCTACCAACTTATTCAAGTTGGTAACGTAAGCTGCATGATGCTTGCCGTAGTGATAATCAAATGTTTCTGCCTTCATGCCATATGGCTCAAGTGCATCTTTTGGAAACGGTAAAGGGGGTTGTGTGAATGCCATGTGTCCAGTTCCTCTCTAGATCTAAAATCTGCCGTCGATTGCGGGGCAGAAACATTACTTAACCCTGAAAATTCTATCTCAAAAGCGAGGGGGCAAGGTTAGAATCACACCGAAAACCAAAAAAGCCCTGTCCACTAGGCATGGACGAGGGCAATAAATCAGGGTGCATCTACCATTCCTTCTTCCTAGAATTTACGCTTGTTCTCCGGAGACTCTGGGTGGGAATACTTAAAGATGAGACAAAGTTTTCTTGAACTTTCAGTAACGTTTAAGTAAACGTTCAGTCTACTCGTGGAGTTGTTCGTCAGGATGCCAATGACTTTGCTATCGATCGCGTCAAAATTTGCAATGCTAATAGGTGTGATCGTGTAAATTCAGAATTTTCCCTGACCGATGACGATCATGTGCGGTT is part of the Leptolyngbya boryana PCC 6306 genome and harbors:
- a CDS encoding sugar ABC transporter permease yields the protein MKTDANDRASANAEMSDPQSSRSKFTLSSLMRGDLGFIPVLVTLALITLYFQLTTSGIFLQARNLTNLTQQIVVISILSTAAVLVLLLGEIDLSLAAVAQACAAIMATLSVYQNWGAIPSILAALVAGAIIGLVNGFFIAILRVPSFIVTLAGSIGYAGFLLLVLGRQTTLIVRDPVIRSLAPTYLNPVLGWGIPIVLAALYAIGVWYERRKRLQAGLPVKRSSNLLAQVAAIFAIVFLIVFLFQTYQGVPQSVMISLGIVVALWLVLRKTLFGRHLYAVGGNEEAARRAGINVIGMKMAVFTLASMLAAVAGIMLTSRSTAVATQISATLLLNAIAAAVIGGVSLFGGRGSVWAVILGALVIGSLDNGLDLLNQDQSVKNIVQGIVLVLAVTADALVRRSNPIRGK
- a CDS encoding SGNH/GDSL hydrolase family protein, which codes for MVGQITHCPGMTWLSITIALLTTVLILLEIALRLFFGFGDPLLYVADPEIGYLLAPNQSVKRFGNRIETNQFSMRSPNFALKPEAKRILLLGDSIINGGWWTDQKDVISELMQRSSAANGKLEVLNASANSWSPRNELAYLKRFGTFNAEVIILVINTDDLFGTQPTSLGVGRDRNYPDRKPMSAIQEVLDRYLLPAPAMPEAFKKIQAEGGDRVGLILDAIRGIRDLAHRNNAKFVLAMTPLLRELTPPGSRDYEIVARKRLMDMTQTEQIKYIDFLTIFAGAAKSAPPETLYRDHIHLSQGGNQIVSEWLLQAI
- a CDS encoding GH25 family lysozyme produces the protein MALLGIDISAYQEDVNWATVASQSVFYGFAKATEGVTSRDEKFARNWAGMRSVGIVRGAYHFFRPGRDPAQQADNFLKTVQTIEDFDLPPVLDLEINDGQSASVVIDRALKWLEIIEAKTGRKPILYTYPSFWEDKLGNTARFSEYPLWIANFGTPGRPYIPSAWKLWVFHQYSESGTLRGIVGNVDLNQFNGDLDGLQKLLKGRIPLRQGCEGNVVQEMQSLLKAQGFDLGTPDGDFGPKTKAQVVAFQKAKSLLTDGIVGAATWSALQKTSPSVPPAPLPIDLINVCKSYRGAAHQDSSLRWLQSQIPKSTLDEFARRWRQP
- the dxr gene encoding 1-deoxy-D-xylulose-5-phosphate reductoisomerase; this encodes MKAITLLGSTGSIGTQTLDIVSEHPDQFRIVGMAAGRNVELFAQQIRTFRPEIVAICDESKLTELKDAIADLTPQPIILSGESGVVDVARYGDAESVVSGIVGCAGLLPTLAAIAAGKNIALANKETIIAGAPVVLPLMKKHGVKMLPADSEHSAIFQCLQGVPEGGLRKIILTASGGSFRDLPVEKLASVTVADALKHPNWSMGRKITIDSATLMNKGLEVIEAHYLFGVDYDDIEIVIHPQSIIHSLIELQDTSVLAQLGWADMRLPLLYSLSYPDRVPTNWERLDLVKLGTLTFRAPDHAKYPCMKLAYAAGRAGGCMPAVLNAANEQAVALFLEEKIGFLDIPRLIETTCDRYTTQNRSTPTLEEILAADAWARETVVATSQLVQV
- the sodB gene encoding superoxide dismutase [Fe], coding for MAFTQPPLPFPKDALEPYGMKAETFDYHYGKHHAAYVTNLNKLVEGTPMESLSLEDVIKQSFGDSSKVGVFNNAAQVWNHTFFWNCLKAGGGGAPTGELAAKIDAAFGSLDKFKEEFSNAAATQFGSGWAWLVDDGGTLKVTKTPNAENPLVHGQKPLLTLDVWEHAYYLDFQNARPAFIKNFLDNLVNWDFVAQNLAA